In Cyanobium sp. ATX 6F1, one DNA window encodes the following:
- a CDS encoding CGLD27 family protein — MAENILIDDLCPVPPEQRPLEEYDQFCRSWFFRWPATSSRSLLRPLLVSWWAALPLTLLVTSGSWALRQDPLRLTAIAALGAVLMPLALLVRQWLGWRHLLLRLRSERIAYEESGWYDGQEWEKPLAWRQRDLLVARHQVAPVMRRLELALAVLALLLLLGTGLCQAF; from the coding sequence GTGGCCGAAAACATCCTCATCGATGATCTCTGCCCGGTGCCACCGGAGCAGCGACCGCTGGAGGAGTACGACCAGTTCTGCCGTTCCTGGTTCTTCCGCTGGCCCGCCACCAGCTCCCGCTCCCTGCTGCGGCCGCTGCTGGTGAGCTGGTGGGCCGCCCTGCCGCTCACCCTGCTGGTGACCAGCGGCAGCTGGGCCCTGCGCCAGGATCCCCTGCGCCTGACGGCCATCGCCGCCCTGGGCGCCGTGCTGATGCCCCTCGCCCTGCTGGTGCGCCAGTGGCTGGGCTGGCGGCACCTGTTGCTGCGCCTGCGCAGCGAGCGGATCGCCTACGAGGAATCCGGTTGGTACGACGGCCAGGAGTGGGAGAAACCCCTGGCCTGGCGCCAGCGGGATCTGCTGGTGGCCCGCCACCAGGTGGCTCCGGTGATGCGCCGGCTGGAGCTGGCCCTGGCGGTGCTGGCGTTGCTGCTGCTGCTCGGCACCGGCCTCTGTCAGGCTTTCTGA
- the rsfS gene encoding ribosome silencing factor, whose protein sequence is MDSRELAQLAAEACDDRKAVDILLIRVDEVSSLADWFVIASGLSDVQVRAIARSVEDRLETEAGRLPLRKEGQTEGRWLLLDYGELIVHVLTPSERSYYDLEAFWGHGEKVPFVSTASLSSASVNPEGALPG, encoded by the coding sequence ATGGATAGCCGGGAGCTGGCCCAGCTGGCGGCGGAAGCCTGTGATGACCGCAAGGCCGTCGACATCCTGCTGATCCGGGTGGACGAGGTGTCTTCCCTGGCCGACTGGTTCGTGATCGCCAGCGGGCTGTCGGATGTGCAGGTGCGGGCGATCGCCCGCTCGGTGGAGGATCGCCTCGAAACCGAGGCCGGCCGCCTGCCCCTGCGCAAGGAGGGTCAGACCGAGGGGCGCTGGCTTCTGCTGGATTACGGCGAGCTGATCGTGCACGTGCTCACCCCGTCGGAGCGCAGCTACTACGACCTGGAGGCCTTCTGGGGCCATGGGGAGAAGGTGCCCTTCGTGAGCACCGCCAGCTTGAGCTCGGCCAGCGTGAACCCCGAGGGCGCCCTTCCGGGCTGA